The DNA region GATGAGGGTCTGGGGTTGAGAGGAAAAGTCAGATTAGAAACATAAATTTAGAGGCCACCGTCTACTACAGGGATCAGCACACTGAGGGCTGCAGGCCAAATCCGGCCCTCTGTCTTTATAGGTAAAGGTTACTGGAATACAGTCATGCTCATTTATTTACAcattgtccatggctgctttcacacgACATCAGCAGAGCTGAACAGCTGCAACAAAGGCCATACGCCTTGCGAAACCTGCAAACCTAaaaaacatatgtaaaataaactatctagccctttacagaaaaactctGTCAAATTCCAATAAATAGAACTGAAAGCTCTAGATAACAAGATCCCTTAGAGAATGAAGTGAGTGCAGATAAAGACATAGTCTCAAGAACTGTGCCCTGGGATGCTCCTATCTTTGGAGGGCAAGAAGATGAGGAGAAATCTGCAAATGACAGTGAGGCAGACTAGCCTCAGCAGAGGAGGAGAACCTAGAGAAGCGTGTCCCAAAAGTTCAATGGAGAAAGTATGTCAACAAGGAAGGAGCTGTCGTGCAGCTAAGAGGTCAAGTAAGATGAAGACTGAGAATTAATTAGCGACATAAAAGTCACTGGGAGCAGGCTGGAGCACACAAGCCTAACTGGAGTGGGTCAAGAAACACAGGAGTAGAGAAATTAGAGACAGCAAGCACAGACAACACTTTCAAGGAGTaatgctataaaaaataaaataaaattgaggtgGTAGTTAGAGGGAGATGTGAGGTAGATAGGTCACCTGGCATACACTGACCCACCTTGCACACAGCATACAGTGAGAACTTACAACTAGAGAAAACAAGTCTATTTACACAGTTAACAGAGAAAATCCACGCCAGCTACCCCATCATTCCATCCTAAATATGAACAGAAAACCACGGATCACCAAGACCATGATGAGAACAAGTGACAGGAAAGAGAAATAGCAGCAGCAGAAACATGCAGGAAGCAGATAAATCAGGGAACCGAAAAAGGAACTCACTGAAATATATTCTTAGATTATGAAAAAGATGCAAtagaaatggaacagaatggcatttttgcaattaaaaacatTATAGCTGAActaaaacattcaaaaaaaagGTTTGGAATTGAAATCCAAGAACCCAGAACAGAAAGAAAGTTACTTTTGTATGAGAGAGGATTTGAGACACAGGAGACCATCCAAAAGGTCCAACATCCAACTAACCGAGtagaacagagaaaacagaagggaaagaAGTTTACCCAAGGAATATTAGCAGAATTAATGCACAcgaattttcaaaacaaaacagccCAAGTATACAATACAATGGCTGAAAAAGACCCAACCTAGACACCATCTCACAAAAGCTCTAAACATCtaggacaaagggatgattctaAAAGcttccagggggcttccctggtggcgcagtggttaagaatccatctgccaatgccagggacacgggttcgagccctgatccacgaagatcccacatgctgcggaacaactaagcctgtgagccacaactactgagcctgcgctctagagcccacgagttacaactactgaacccgtgcaccacaactactgaagcccgcacacctagagcccatgctctgcaacgagaagccaccgcaatgagaagcccacgcaccacaacaaagagtagccccctctcgccacaactagagaaagcccgcatgcagtaacgaagacccaatgcagccaaagtaaataaaataaaaaataaataaatttattaaaaaaagacaaggatgtgaTGCCCTCAaagttgtaagaaaaaaattctgcccGAGTCTTCTATACGAAGCCAAATACGAATCAATCAAATGTGAAAGCCAAATAGAGAAATTCAGACAGTACAGCTTTAAGAAGGGGGGGGCCATTTAACTCATATCAACAATGATGTGGGCAACAATATTAAGCCGCTGAGATGTGAGGAACTGACTAATACGAGGAGTCAATAACTTTTATCTAACTTGATAAATCTAGAAACATGGCAGAAGGAGGTTCAAGAAATAACCCTCAgaggaattaaaaacagaaatatcaatagCTAAAATAGATTCTCTGAAGAGTACTTTTCATTATGAACCCTCTGTACACCTGGATTCGTTACCATCTGCAAGTATTAATTTGatcttaaaaaaacataaaagcgGGCATAAAAGAGAGGCTAGAATGAGATCTTCTATGAGTAACATAAAAGGACTTTGTTTCCGCAGCTCAGATGCCTTTCTAACGTTTCTTCCAGTTTCCTGCCTCTGCTGCTTAAGGTTGAACTTAATTATAAGTGACCTTCAATTATGACACACACaacaaaatactgaaaaaaccttttaaaaagtagtattCTACAAAACATCCACGAGAGGGCAGTAGAACCCTCTTTAATACTCTACCAAAATAATGACAaggaattctgtttttaattcattttcatgttAGTCTTAGAATCTTTTCCTAGAAAGCAATAAATAGCTGTGACCTTTATAATAAAGAAGCAAGCAGCATCTAGATACAATTAAAGCATCTTTCAGCTATATATCTGCAGCCGGTATCTACACAGTATTCAATGTATATCATTAACACTTTTAACACTATGGGAAATcaaaatacatttcattaaatAGATGTGTGAAGTTGTGAACGTCAGGGCCCATACTGGACATACTGCTGCCACTTTTCACTATCTTCCCTACTTCTATACCCAGTAATGGACTTGGAAATCCAAGTCTCCATTCTGCTGAGCAAGAAGCAAGCTTCAGAACAAAGACCCCGCATGACAGTGACCACCAGACACCCCCAATCAGCTGAAATGGAGATGAAACTCACCCACCACCccagaaaggaaaaatgtatgctgtaaaaaggaaaaacaaagatgaaaaaagattAGAAGACCAATTCAGTTCACTGCTAAAGAACACTTTtcagaaattttcttaaaagatcAGGAGACCCAATGAAAAGTGAAATTATAAGTTCTTACCTTTGCTGTGCCAGTCTGAGAACCATAGAAAATCTTCACTCCAGACACAAAGACTTCCTTCTTTTGAAGAGAGATATAGCCATTTGTCATCAAATCCCGAGATGCTTTCGGAACGGTTTTCTCCTGTGAGTTTTTGTTcttgaaataaacacaaaatccaTCAAGTTTGAATATTTTCCCAACTTCATTAGGAATGAAAATTATCAACCGCTCAGATACTGAcccattttattattctcttaatttttcaatTGTACTCCTCAAATATTAACCCCTTGGTTTAATTAGGTCCTTTTAAAAGCAGGGCCCACATTTCTTAAGACTATAATGATTCCCATTCCTTCCAGGATAGAACTACACGTACTTTCACCCATAATGTGTTGTAGTGGAATAATAGTAGAAACTTATTTTCTGATTCTTAATtactggaaggaaaagagaacactACTACCCCTTAAGGGTGCTAAGCAGATTTGGGGTTTTTgcaaaagtttaatttttcattacAAAACCTTCCTGTATCTTAACAATGAGACTTCCACAGCCCATCAAAGAAAAGGTAAATAACTTAGTctataaaaactgacaagaaaaattttttgGCATTGAAAAACTATTTCTAAAGACCAAACATAAAAGTGATCGAAAGTTCCTTTTagaatttctatatttttctggaAGCCTTAGAAAATCTGCACTCTGCATTGTCTATAAAATTTGATGCCAAATACTCTCCTAGAAAAAGTAACTCcacttgggtttccctggtggcacagtggtaaagaatccacctgctaatgcaagagacacgggttcaagccctggcccgggaggatcccacaggctacggagcaactaagcccgtgtgccacaactactgagcctgcatgccgcaactactgaagcctgcgtgcctagagcccatgctccgtaacatGAGAagctacaatgagaagcccgcgcaccacaacaaagagtagcccccactcgccgcaactagagaaagcccacatgcaacgaagactcaacacagccaaaaataaataaataaatatatatttttaaaaaaaaaagtaactccaCTTACCTGCTTTCTGATGACAATCTGGAAACAAATCCAAAGGCTAAAGCCAAAGGCAAAGCCCAAATATATGTAAAACCTGTTTATCCATAACGATATTAAAGATGAGAAGTCCCACATATCCAAAGAAGGatctaaatttaaaatgacaCATATAAGTAATTTTATTTGAAGTTACATGTACAATGATATCcattcttattttagaaaaaaaaagaaaaagaaaaaccaacctTCATATTCAACAACCCCACTAAGAAATCTATAAAAAGCAACTCTAATAAAAACAAGACACTGTGATATGTAATATAATTGTCATGATAATGCTAATTCAaaacaagaatataaaattttatcttcCTTTGAATATAGCGTTTGGAAAAGAAGGGAACATAAAGTCAAAACACTTTATGTGGAATTATGAGTTAATTTTGCTTTGTTACGCTGCtccataagaaaaataatactacacgtattcctcttttttttaattttatttttagagaccCACATCTACTTGCAAAGGGTTCTCAAATAACTGACCTCAAGTCCCAGTTTTTTTTAAgggagatatggatggacctggactCAAATGCTGAACCTGGGGGTAATTTCAAAAGGCGAGGTCTAAGATTTGAGGTTTACAGGTGCTACTCCTGGAAAGGACCAAAAGTCCTCAACACACGTGGGTAAGGGGGAGAACgttttctctgtcttttgctTGAGGTTAGAAGCATAGTTCTAAACTCATCTCCTAGCCTGAAAAGGCAAAAGCCAGGTCACGAGCAGGGATCAGTCCTCCCTTGCCCCCAGCGGCACCGGTCCCGGGCTAACAAGGGCAACACACTCTGGAGGAAGGGGCCCGAGGGTCTCAGAAAAACGGTTTCCGCCCTTCCCACCCCAAGAACCTTACCCGCCTGTGGACCTTACCCATTCTCCTCAGAGCCCGAGCCCTGCGGCCCGACAAGACACCAGGACTGCAGACCTAAAAAACTTATTGTCCGGCGTGGATACTGGGAGACCACCAGAAATACCTCGTAGCATTAGCTGGGCGCCCACAGTCGGAGGACCTGGGGGCAGCCATGCCACTCGCAGACCTGTCCGGATTGGCTCAGAGGAGGAAGGGGGCGGGCCCAGAGAAAAGCACCTCCCAGAGCTCCCGGCAAGGAAGCGGGAGTGCTGCCTGCGGCTCAGGAATCCGCGCTTGAGAGGGGCGAATCTGGAGAGAAGCACGCaaaaaaaggagggggtgggggagggaaagtcGGCGTTAAGAAACTAAGGGCATCGCCAACCGAATGCAATATGTGAGCCTGTTTGAATCTCATTTGAAACACACCGACTGTAAAAAGGCATTATTTAGGGGAAATTTGATTATGGACTAGCAATGAGACACTATTAAGGAATTATGGTTAATCTCGTTGGGTGTATTTGTTAGGAGTTTAGACTGAAGTATTTAAAGCTAAAACTTTATgatgatttgctttaaaatactccaacaaaaaaaaagagggaaaatgaaacaagaacggcaaaatgttgataattgttgaagcggggtgatgggtacatggcagttcattacacttttttctctacGTTTTTTGTGTTAAAACTTTTCTATAACGAAAGGGTAATGTGGGCGTGGCCCGGAACTCCGCGGAACTGTGAGGTGCCCGGCACTGAGTTTCCACCCGGTCACCAAACATTAGctccaccaaccaatcagagctCTTTCGTTCATTCCGGAAAGAAAATTACGTCAAGGAAGAGACCCACTCTTTCCGGGCGTGGAGCAGTGTCGTAAAAGCCACAATGCGCAGAAGTTCTAGCTCCCTCCTCCTCGCCCGGTTTTCTTAACACCTGACGCCTGCGCAGTAAGTTGCGTGGGTGGATCGTTTCGGCCGAGTTAGTAACGGCGCTGCGCAGTCTGAGGGCGTTACTGGGCCACGCGCCGCCGAGTGGTTATATCGAGGCTCAGTTAGCCCTCAGGCCGGCAGCGCAGGTTTGCCTTGGTTCGCCGGACCCAAGGTCTGTGAGCGGCCACGATGTCGATCTTCACCCCCACCAACCAGATCCGCCTGACCAATGTGGCCGTAGTACGAATGAAGCGAGCCGGGAAGCGCTTCGAAATCGCCTGCTACAAAAACAAAGTCGTGGGCTGGCGGAGCGGCGTGTGAGTGACACTCTCCCTCTGGGCCCTGGCCGGAGCTGGTAGCCTCAAAGGCGGCCTCCTTTGGTCGTCTAACGAATGGGCCTAGCTGGTGTCTCGCCAGGGAAGGAAATGGGAAACCTACTCCTGCTGCCCGGGCTTAGGGTCTAAACCAGacgttccctttttttttgtttggtcgGTTTGGTTTGGGGCTTGGTTTTACTTTGCTTCCCGGGTGTCATAAAAGCCACAGCCAAGAAACCCCCATAACTGTGGTCCTTTCGTCAGAATAATGATAAAGGCAAAGGGCCTAGTTTTCCGGGTGCTTCTGTAATTCGTGCGTTTGTCACAGATCTCAGCCCAGTAGTTGCACCGAAGTGCGTATAAGTTCTTCACTGCTGCCATCTAGGGGCTGGAATTCCTTGGCAGCAGCCGGACCCCACCCTTCAGTGATGGCACACAGACTCCCGCGACGTTTTTCACCTCTGAGTAACTGCGAATACAAATGGAGTTCTGGGTTACAAAATGGTCCCCTGGAACCGAGGGTCATTTAGGAGTATTTGTTGTTTCTTACTATTCATATCGACGCCTTCTTGTATTTAAATGTGAATGAACTTCGAAGTTTCAAGCATACTCACTTAGGACTTTCTCTCCTGTCCTCCCAAGGGAAAAAGACCTTGATGAAGTTCTGCAGACCCACTCAGTGTTTGTAAATGTCTCTAAAGGTCAGGTTGCAAAGAAGGAAGATCTCATCAGTGCGTTTGGAACAGATGACCAGACTGAAATCTGTAAGCAGGTGGGTTCTAACAGTTGCAGCATAATTGACCCTAATATCCAGTAGTATTAGATATTAGATTACAGGTATGTTAAACTTTAAAGTACTATTTTTTTGGAGTGAACAGTTACTGTGCAATAATTCGATCCGTGCAGCATCACTTTTAATAATCCAGGACTTGGATTTTTTGCCAAAGCCTCCAGAAATCAGATTTCCTACTAAGCtgcattattttgttcatttatatatttttagtgtaATATACCTGAAAAtagaattccttttcaggtattTCATCATTTACACCCTCTGCTAAGATTACCTTTACCCCATTCCCCATCTAAATAAGTAAGGTTTTGGAACAAGATAATCCCTTTAGGCAAAGCTCAAGTTATTACCAAATATCAGTAGCTGAAGAggatgaaatttaattttctcccCAGTTATTAATTCCTGTGGTTAGTTAACAAGTAGTGTGGAATAAAGATATTACTTTTCTTAAACTTGTTgggttttttaagattttaactAAAGGAGAGGTTCAAGTGTCAGATAAAGAACGGCACACACAGCTGGAGCAGATGTTTAGGGACATTGCAACTATTGTGGCCGACAAATGTGTGAACCCTGAAACAAAGAGACCGTACACCGTTATCCTTATCGAGAGAGCCATGAAGGACATCCACTATTCGGTCAAACCCAACAAGAGTACAAAACAGCAGGTGAgttgttttttaatgtcaaaaagtGTCCATGAAAATCAGTGTTCTCtgaggaaaacattaaaatagttgGTCGGTAATACCAAAATGGCACTACTTGGAAGCAAGTGGGAGGAGGTTTTGGGTACAGGGGAGGGGAACGATGGAGGTTTTAGAGAGAAGTGATGGAATTTGTTTTAACTAAACACAAATATACTAGGACTCTCATCTTCCTATCCAAGTCAGACTTTAAAGATAAAACTTGGATTCttccaacaaggacctactgtatagcacagggagcttggctcaatattctgtaataacctaaatgggaaaagaatttgaaaaagaatggatacttgtatgggtataactgaatccctttgctgtacacctgtaactaacacatcattgttaatcaattatactccaatataaagtaaaaaatgtttttacaaagATAAAACTTGGATTTTTAAAGCATCATTTTAACCCCAGTTGttagatttttctttaatatttgtataatacATACACTATAAAAGTCACCCATTTAAAGCCTACAGTTCAGTCGTATACTCACAAAGTTTTTGCACCCTTCCCTGCTACCTAATTtgagaacatttcatcaccccaaaatgaaACCCTGTACCTGTTGGCAGTCACTTCTCATTCCCCTGTCTCGTAAGGAGGGAATAAGGCAACtgcaaattttatttctgtttttattgactTGTCTATTctgcacatttcatataaatggagtcatacagtatgtggccctttcaaggttaatccatgttgtagcatctatcagtacttttttccttcttaggaCTGAATAATAGTTCATTGTATGGAAATACCAccttttgttcattcatcagttggtggacatttgggttgttcccactttttagctatcatgaataatgctgctatgaaattgattacaaatttttgtgtggacgtatgtttccatttctctatacCCAGGAACAGAATTGCTAGCTCATATGGTGACTGTattaaccttttgaggaattgCTCAGCCAGTTTCCGAAACAGCTgagccattttacatttccacaatcagtgtacaagggttccagtttctccacatcctcagtgATGTTTGTTATTGTCCGACttcttgattatagccatcctgggGGTATtgttctggttttgatttgcatttccctaatgactgataatttgcacatattttcatgGGCGTATTGACCCtttgtcttcttcggagaaatcaCTCTTCagatcctttgaccattttttagTTGATTAGTTATCTCttcattattgagttgtaagagttctttatatatcttggatACTAGTACCATATCAAATGCAcgatttgccagtattttgtcatattctgtgggttgtcttttcactttcttgatagttttttgaagaacaaaaGGTTTTAATCTTGAagcccaatttatctatttttttcctgtggttgcTAATGTTCTTCATGtcatctaagaaaccattgcccaGTCCAGCTAGGTGGAAACTGCTTTGTTTTGAATACCTTCTGCAGTAATGCAGCAGAAGAAGCAAAGAAATTACAGacgtttttaattttgtcttgaTAGGCTTTGGAAGTGATAAAGCagttaaaggagaaaatgaagataGAACGTGCTCACATGAGACTTCGGTTCATTCTTCCAGTGAATGAAGGGAAGAAGCTGAAAGAAAAACTCAAGCCACTCATCAAGGTTATAGAAAGTGAAGACTATGGTCAACAGTTAGATATTGTAAGATTAACATACTCTTGTTTCTTTGCTTCCACGTTACCAAAATACTTCTCTAGTCATAAATCTGTCACATTTAGAAGGTGTGAACAGTAAGACATTTCCAGTAATGTCTTAACTAGAATTAGGTAAGACAGTCAAGGTCTCCGTAGAACCAAATTGTCATTAAGAACACTTacactttttgtttgcttttttagttAAATTATTCATGATAAAATGATTTTGGTCAATGCTCATTTTCGATGAGAATATATTTTACAGTGAGTCTTCTATTAATGAGGAGATTGGAACTAGGACTAAAAGTTTGTCAGTCTCATTTACcacagaacattttaaagaagCAGCAAAAACATCATGTCTTTGGGTCCTCACCCTGCAGCTTCAGACATCGTGTAAATTCAGCTGTCTGCAAACCCACGTCTTAGAGCTTTATAGCTTCTTGACAAATAAATGAGCTCTAGAGGACTGTTGCCCTTTCCACTGTAGATGTAAAACAACACATCTGACACTCTGAAGTTCTAAAATCTTTGCAAAACTTTGCACATGGTTTCTAAATAGGCcttccacctctttttttttttttcttcaaatgtggCTACAAAGAGATGATTTCATTGAACTGTAAATTTTAACGCTAAATTTTAGTATGAAAAGGACCATAGCCTTCTAATCCAACCACTtcgttttacagctgaggaatcTGGAAGTCCTCAGTAGGGAGAATAATGCCTTGTCACAGGGGCCTGCGTGCATACCTAAGGGCAGAGGCTGGACCAGAGCCCAGCCACCGTCCTGTGCGTTGTCTTATCTGTGGTTGTAGAGAGACCTGGAATGTATGGTGTGTTTGTCTCATATGAAGTGAAAGCTGTGTCCATTCTATGGTACTGCTCTTCCTCATGTGGTCAACAGCTGTGTTCAATGTTTCAGGTGTGTCTCATCGACCCCGGCTGCTTCCGAGAAATCGATGAGCTCGtaaaaaaggagacaaaaggcaAAGGCTCTTTGGAAGTACTCAGTTTGAAAGACGTGGAAGAAGGAGATGAGAAATTGGAGTGACAGTCACCAGTCTCTTCAGCTGTCAAACACTAAAGCGTTTGCGTTTCCCACagcc from Tursiops truncatus isolate mTurTru1 chromosome 15, mTurTru1.mat.Y, whole genome shotgun sequence includes:
- the SBDS gene encoding ribosome maturation protein SBDS; translation: MSIFTPTNQIRLTNVAVVRMKRAGKRFEIACYKNKVVGWRSGVEKDLDEVLQTHSVFVNVSKGQVAKKEDLISAFGTDDQTEICKQILTKGEVQVSDKERHTQLEQMFRDIATIVADKCVNPETKRPYTVILIERAMKDIHYSVKPNKSTKQQALEVIKQLKEKMKIERAHMRLRFILPVNEGKKLKEKLKPLIKVIESEDYGQQLDIVCLIDPGCFREIDELVKKETKGKGSLEVLSLKDVEEGDEKLE